GCAAATGAAAGGCTAGGAAATATATACATACGCATAACAGAAAGACCAACTAACCAATAGTACCATTTTTAACAAGAATTTCATATTGGTAATTGAACATATTTAATTAACATTTAATCCATAGATTGATGTGAGATTAGAAAACTTACAACTTCAAGAATTTGAAGTCGCTTGTGTGAGATTATCTCCTTCATGAATCTCATCACATAATATCCACAGTCAATGTAATTTTTCTGGCAAGGAcactaccaaaaaaaaaactaaggtAATTAGTATTATATAATATACATTTGACATTGAACTTTGAGTGTTAAGACAATGACCTACCTCAATTGGAAATAACATTATTCACGAAATGAAACCAGCCCAACATACTCAGCAGTCAGCAGTACAACAAACTCCTGCCAGAAGCCCGTGATTCCAGAAACTTAAATTACATCCCAAAGCACATGAAACATGCAGCATACAAGATATTTGAACCAGCCATGCACACTCAATCACAATTTAAGAGGGTTCATACTTTAGAATAAGGAAAAATCAGACCAAGGGAGAAGGAAAGATGGGGAAAAGTTCTAACATGGCCACACAAATAGGAAAGCCAAAAGAACCACTGATAAAGCAAGGAATATATTACAGTTCGCAAGTGTCTATTTCTGATTCACATCAAAAGCAGGCACTAACTACAAGAAAAACATTCTTTTGTAATTTTGAAAAGTTACCCAAGAAAAAGAACAATTGTCTGCGTGTGTTGATAGCAGCATTGTCTATACTGCATATTTTAAATATCATTAGTGTTCAATCATGCATGTTAGTGCAAGTTCACCGGCAGTTAAATATCCCATGGAAAATTATGATACTCTACAGtatattttaagtgattcagctattttgaattttgaaataaagcTCGTTATCTGTACACACATAATAGCTTCTTAAATTCCCGGCGGCAAATTAAGGATGCATGGCTAATTCTTGATATTTAATATTGACAGCATGGGGTAGGATCCATGCTAAGAAGCTAGATATTATTGTATTAATGCTTCTTCTGTTTGCATGTCTGCACTAACTCAAACTAGAGAAAGATGGAACACGGTAGTCAACTTCTCAACCCTCATTATGCAAAAAATATCAAACCAGAAACCATAAAACAAGAGGATCCTAGGCAAGGTAGGTAGATTATAATTCTTCTGCAATGACATGTGCAACATACTTCAGTACTCCACAAAACGGCTAATTTATAAATTCCCTTGAAAGATATTCCAGGTACTGTCCAACACTAAAAGCCAATGAGGCCGTGACTCACAAATCACAATGCACGGCGTTCACAAATCAGATAGCTAAAAAATTTAGAAGTAGACAAAGTGATTTACTAAATAAGAGAAAGGTGGGTCTGGAGTCCCATTGTACgattaaaatagaaaattaacATGCTTAAAAGTAAATAACATAGTAAAGCCACCATATAGGATGAGGATAGTTAAATTTACAAGTATATTTGGTTCCACTACAATCTATCTTTGCCGTGACTCTACTTTTGAGATGATCTTGGAGGGTAGTGCTAGGTAGAAGACTAGCAGGAATCTAGAAATAAACTTAGTTTTCAATTACTCTTGGCATTGATTACCTGCTTGTTAATGAAAATTGACATGGTCAATCCAACATATTGGATAAGGCTCAGTTGTTGTCATTGGTGGCTTCGtgttcatttctttttcttcattgttctcTAAACAATCCAGAATATAGACATAGAACAAATCAAACGACCTATGTTTTCTTTTGATGTACCCATTTAATGTCGATTTTTATTTCTAGGAGTAGTGaatgggtgtaagaaaaagtgGATAGAATAAGAGAGATGTAGTAAAAAGGTGGGTGGGTGTAGGAAAAAAGTGGATAAAATTTAAGCCTTCCTATTAGCCCCTTAACCACACTACACTAGAACTATCAATAACTTCTATTGAAGTCTAATTAACAAATTCAATCttcttctctcttctctctcatggTGTGGTGTACGTTAAGGTTTCTTACTAACGTGCGCCAATCTTGAAAAtggcaaggaagaagaaaacACAGAAGCTTGAGATTTCTCAAGTGAATGAGGAAGCCTCTTCTCTTCTTCATCAAGAAGTTTCGAGGCCTAAGAACCAGAACCAACTCAGAAAACAAATACCCATTCCTGATGAACCTCGGGTTAGTGCGGGTTTGGTGACACCAGTTACGCTGCCTCATTCTGACCATATGCTGCCGTCGATGGAACGTCTAGACAACTCTCAAGCTTACCAGGACTCGGGTGGTTGGTCGCGGTCAGTGCGTACTGATGTAAATCGACCGCAATCGCTGGTTGAAGCTCTGGAAGAGTTTTACGAAGATAGCCATCGAATGGTGGTGGGAAAGGATAGGGTGGACCTCCTGGTGAGAAGTGTTAATGCTGTACTCAAGGAAATGCACCGCCAGAGTGTGAGGAAGGAGAACCCAGGTGTAGATCCAGCCCAGAAAACAGAGTATGTCCGTACATAAACAGAGTGTGAGATGAATGGTGCGCAGCCAGCTCAAAGGCGATTGGATATGGAACCAAAACCATGGGTGAGTCTATTTAAAGGTAGTTCACTCCCTTCTAAAGGTTTTGCGTTGAATTTTATTGCTCCCACAGTCTGTGATGGTAAACCCATAACTGTACTTGATAAGCATGAGATACAAAAAATGAATGATCTATGGGGAAATGCAGTTGTCATGTATGTAGTTGGGGAAAAACCGTCGATTGGGTCTATTTTGAGATTCATTGCAAAAGAATGGCACCAAGTGGATAAACCTCAGATTTTCCTCCATGATGAGGGCTATTTTGTAATCAGATTCCAGTCAAAGAAGGATAAGGAATCAGTTCTGGTGGCTGGTCCTCATATGTTCTTTGGCAAACCTATGATTGTTAAACCTTGGACAGCAAGTTTTAATTTCCAGGAGGAAATATTGAGGGTAGTACCAGTGTGGATTAGGTTGCCTAACTTACCATTGAGCTGTTGGGGGGGTGATTCATTGAGCAGAATAGGGAGTTTGCTTGGAGATCCTCTATATGCTGATGAATGTACTTCTAAACAGCAAAGAATTTCATTTGCTCGAATTCTTATTGAGGTGGATGTAACTGGTGACTTGCCTAAATCTGTGCAGATTCAGGACCCTATGGGTAACATTGTTAAACAGGTGGTTGAGTTTGAATGGCTACCTCCTTATTGCCAGAAGTGTAAGATTGTGGGGCATGACTGTACTCAGACAAGAGTCAATACCACAAGATTTAGGCCAGCTGATGTTCAGAGAAAGAAGGTTGTGAAGGTGTGGAAACCTAAAGCAGTGCAACCAAATGTTGAACCACAAACTACTGATGAGTTGACTGCTAATGATGTTATACAAGAGGATGATGGGGAGAATGGAGAGTTATCTGTTTATGATAAGCCTTTTACTCCAATTGCTCCAGTGCTTGATGAAGGGTGGAGAGTTGTTTCAAGGAGAAGAAGAGATATTAGAACTCCAGCTCAGACTGTGGGGCTTGCTGAAGTCCATTTGAATGGGGAGGAATTGGTTGCTGGTAGTGATGGAGTGGAATTCCCAATTGATCCACCATGAATATTAGTACCTGGAATGTGAGGGGATTGAATGATCCCATTAAAGTAGTTgaaataaaaaagtttttagCTAGTAATAACATTAGTGTTGTAGCTTTGTTAGAAACTAAAGTTCAGGAGAAGAATAGTTGTAAAATTCAGAAGAAAATAGGGGTGGGGTGGCAGTGGATTATGAATTATGAGCACTCTCCTAGGGGAAGGATATGGATTGGTTGGAAGCATGCATTGGTGTCAGTTCAGCTTATCCAAAAAACTGAATTTTGTGTTCACTGTCATGTTGCTACTAAGAATGGATTGTTTGATGCTTTATTTTCAGCTGTGTATGGTTTGCACTCTGTTGATACTAGAAGACCAATATGGAGAGAGATCACTGCTTTCAGTAGTACTGTTAATTGTCCTTGGCTTGTCATGGGGGATTTCAATGCAGTTTTATTAGCTGCTGATAGAGTAAATGGCAATGCAGTTACAGAAGGGGAAACTAAGGATTTTGATAGTTGTATGGATGCTGCAGGGTTGGCTGAGCTTAAGAGTTGTGGGAGTTACTATTCTTGGAGCAATAAGGGGCAAGGTAACTTGAGAATCAGTTCCAGAATAGATAGGGCCATTGCTAATGCTTTGTGGCATTCTAAGTTTGTTGATGCTGTGGTGGATTATTTGCCTCCAGGAATATCTGATCACTCACCTCTGGTTATGTCTTGCAATATTCATATGGGAGGG
This genomic stretch from Spinacia oleracea cultivar Varoflay chromosome 3, BTI_SOV_V1, whole genome shotgun sequence harbors:
- the LOC110798365 gene encoding uncharacterized protein, translating into MNGAQPAQRRLDMEPKPWVSLFKGSSLPSKGFALNFIAPTVCDGKPITVLDKHEIQKMNDLWGNAVVMYVVGEKPSIGSILRFIAKEWHQVDKPQIFLHDEGYFVIRFQSKKDKESVLVAGPHMFFGKPMIVKPWTASFNFQEEILRVVPVWIRLPNLPLSCWGGDSLSRIGSLLGDPLYADECTSKQQRISFARILIEVDVTGDLPKSVQIQDPMGNIVKQVVEFEWLPPYCQKCKIVGHDCTQTRVNTTRFRPADVQRKKVVKVWKPKAVQPNVEPQTTDELTANDVIQEDDGENGELSVYDKPFTPIAPVLDEGWRVVSRRRRDIRTPAQTVGLAEVHLNGEELVAGSDGVEFPIDPP